From Salinirubellus salinus, the proteins below share one genomic window:
- a CDS encoding phosphoribosylamine--glycine ligase: METKHFLFVSADAALITDLAWQVHQEGHDVKYYIEAESDKEIGNGFVPKTDDWRAEVEWADVIIFDDIWVGSDVGTGALAQELREQGKAVVGGTPNTDQLEEDRGYAMEILEEHGVNTIEHHVFEDFDAGIQHVQENPAPYVIKPLGEVQNVKRLLYVGNEDDGSDVVDVLRAYKKAWGHRMKGFQLQRKVEGVEIAICGFFNGEQFIDQVNFNFEHKKLFPGNIGPSTGEMGTSMFWGGRNKLFEETFGKLEDWLAEEGYVGSIDINCIVNETGIYPLEFTPRFGYPTIALQEESLESSTGQFFYDLAHGNDPELEVHNGYQIGVRVVLPPFPFDDEKTYDENSRNAAVVFQTESRDGIHLEDTKKIDGQWRVAGESGMPLVVTGKGDTMQNARRQAYGRIKDIVVPNLYYRDDIGERWIQGDGDRLLAWGYLGP; encoded by the coding sequence ATGGAAACCAAACACTTCCTGTTCGTCTCGGCCGACGCCGCACTGATCACCGACCTCGCCTGGCAAGTCCATCAAGAAGGCCACGACGTGAAGTACTACATCGAGGCCGAATCGGACAAAGAAATCGGCAACGGGTTCGTCCCGAAGACAGACGACTGGCGCGCGGAGGTCGAGTGGGCCGATGTCATCATCTTCGACGACATCTGGGTCGGCTCAGACGTCGGCACTGGCGCGCTCGCCCAAGAACTCCGCGAGCAAGGGAAAGCAGTCGTTGGTGGCACGCCGAACACTGATCAACTCGAAGAAGATCGCGGTTATGCGATGGAGATCCTCGAAGAGCACGGAGTCAACACTATCGAGCACCACGTCTTCGAGGATTTCGACGCCGGCATCCAGCACGTCCAAGAGAATCCCGCACCGTACGTGATCAAACCGCTTGGAGAAGTTCAGAACGTCAAGCGACTCCTCTACGTCGGAAATGAGGACGATGGCAGCGACGTGGTAGACGTCCTTCGTGCGTACAAGAAAGCGTGGGGCCACCGCATGAAGGGCTTCCAGCTCCAGCGGAAAGTCGAGGGCGTGGAGATCGCCATCTGCGGGTTCTTCAACGGTGAGCAGTTCATTGACCAGGTCAATTTTAATTTTGAGCATAAGAAATTGTTCCCAGGAAACATCGGCCCCTCAACCGGTGAAATGGGTACGTCGATGTTCTGGGGCGGCCGGAACAAACTGTTCGAGGAGACGTTCGGGAAGCTCGAAGATTGGCTCGCCGAGGAGGGCTACGTCGGGAGTATCGACATCAACTGTATCGTCAACGAGACTGGCATCTACCCGTTAGAGTTCACCCCACGATTCGGCTATCCGACCATCGCACTCCAGGAGGAGTCGCTCGAATCCTCGACCGGGCAGTTCTTCTACGACCTAGCCCACGGAAACGACCCTGAATTAGAGGTTCACAACGGGTACCAGATCGGTGTACGCGTTGTCCTCCCACCCTTCCCGTTCGACGACGAGAAGACGTACGACGAGAACTCCCGTAACGCCGCGGTCGTCTTCCAGACCGAGAGCCGAGACGGAATCCACTTGGAGGACACGAAGAAGATCGATGGACAGTGGCGAGTTGCTGGTGAGAGCGGCATGCCGCTGGTCGTCACTGGGAAAGGAGACACGATGCAGAACGCTCGCCGACAGGCCTACGGCCGCATCAAGGACATCGTCGTCCCCAACCTCTACTACCGTGACGACATCGGGGAGCGCTGGATCCAGGGCGACGGCGACCGCCTGCTGGCGTGGGGCTACCTCGGGCCGTGA
- a CDS encoding ribbon-helix-helix domain-containing protein — translation MPKVELTVPEHLEMQIAKLVEDGEFVNREEAIEDLLSTGIRAYKTSGPIEDEEPGFEDDGMMGHDDEYVF, via the coding sequence ATGCCCAAGGTAGAGCTAACCGTCCCGGAGCACCTCGAGATGCAGATCGCGAAACTCGTCGAGGATGGCGAGTTCGTCAACCGGGAGGAGGCCATCGAGGACCTCCTCTCGACCGGGATCCGCGCGTACAAGACCAGCGGCCCGATAGAGGACGAGGAACCGGGCTTCGAGGACGACGGCATGATGGGCCACGACGACGAGTACGTCTTCTGA
- a CDS encoding UPF0058 family protein — MHKEELLELHEHMVAIMETFRGMEDVDGSLFDPYDQLDVSPDDVHKSKSEHKHAVFVLGNALASVMSDDEFSDAGRIGKRMEELAEDAERKL, encoded by the coding sequence ATGCACAAGGAGGAACTCCTCGAACTCCACGAACACATGGTCGCCATCATGGAGACCTTCCGTGGGATGGAGGACGTCGACGGCAGCCTCTTCGACCCGTACGACCAGCTCGACGTCTCGCCCGACGACGTCCACAAGTCCAAGTCCGAGCACAAGCACGCCGTGTTCGTCCTCGGGAACGCACTCGCCTCGGTGATGAGCGACGACGAGTTCTCCGACGCGGGCCGCATCGGCAAGCGGATGGAGGAACTCGCCGAGGACGCAGAGCGGAAACTGTAG
- a CDS encoding sulfite oxidase-like oxidoreductase, giving the protein MSDLRDVTDLYEEFGDERLPPGQTETTGFPVLSKGATPKFDREDWTFDVWGAVDERLALSYDEFRDLPSETQLQDFHCVTGWSRFDNEFTGVTFPTLAEVAGVTDDAVHVMFHSLDGYTTDLPLAACMREETMLAWGHDGEDLSADHGGPLRVVTPHRYAYKGAKWVEGVEFLTEPERGYWEKRGYSVSANPWAEERYA; this is encoded by the coding sequence ATGAGCGACCTGCGCGACGTGACCGACCTCTACGAGGAGTTCGGCGACGAGCGGCTCCCACCCGGACAGACCGAGACCACGGGCTTCCCCGTGCTCTCGAAGGGGGCGACCCCGAAGTTCGACCGCGAGGACTGGACGTTCGACGTGTGGGGCGCCGTCGACGAGCGCCTCGCGCTCTCCTACGACGAGTTCCGTGACCTGCCGAGCGAGACCCAGTTACAGGACTTCCACTGCGTGACCGGGTGGTCGCGCTTCGACAACGAGTTCACCGGCGTGACGTTCCCCACGCTGGCCGAGGTGGCGGGCGTCACCGACGACGCCGTCCACGTCATGTTCCACTCGCTGGACGGCTACACCACCGACCTCCCGCTCGCCGCGTGCATGCGCGAGGAGACGATGCTCGCGTGGGGCCACGACGGCGAGGACCTCTCGGCCGACCACGGCGGCCCCCTCCGTGTCGTGACGCCCCACCGGTACGCCTACAAGGGGGCGAAGTGGGTGGAGGGCGTCGAGTTCCTCACCGAACCCGAGCGGGGGTACTGGGAGAAACGGGGGTACTCGGTCAGCGCGAACCCGTGGGCGGAGGAGCGCTACGCCTGA
- a CDS encoding SDR family oxidoreductase: MAGDDDLTAPEPSADDFLVLDDPWLTSDDVAIVTGGASGIGRATTLGLATNGVTVVSTDMDEEGLAETADLAEDIGAPGRVETVDANLTDDDAVAGIAEAAADLGQLRYVANIAGLQHIDPIDQFPTEKWDLLQDVMVRAPFLLTKHAMPHIREGDGRGAIGNMASIHGHYATSAKAAYITAKFALRGLTNAIAAEGEGDLRGFSVSVGYVLTPLMANQIQDTAEELDMTPEAVVEERFLGQARLKELMTPAEVANLFTFGFSSHSRHLNGADMLWDGGYTGTYE, encoded by the coding sequence ATGGCAGGCGACGACGACCTCACCGCACCGGAACCGAGTGCCGACGACTTCCTCGTCCTCGACGACCCGTGGCTCACCAGTGACGACGTCGCTATCGTCACCGGCGGGGCGTCGGGCATCGGTCGAGCGACGACGCTCGGCCTCGCGACGAACGGCGTCACCGTCGTCTCGACGGACATGGACGAGGAGGGGCTCGCGGAGACGGCCGACCTCGCCGAGGACATCGGCGCGCCGGGGCGAGTCGAGACCGTCGACGCGAACCTGACCGACGACGACGCCGTGGCGGGCATCGCCGAGGCGGCCGCGGACCTCGGGCAGTTGCGCTACGTCGCGAACATCGCCGGGCTCCAGCACATCGACCCCATCGACCAGTTCCCGACCGAGAAGTGGGACCTCCTGCAGGACGTGATGGTCCGCGCGCCGTTCCTCCTCACGAAACACGCGATGCCGCACATCCGCGAGGGCGACGGCCGCGGCGCCATCGGCAACATGGCGTCCATCCACGGCCACTACGCCACCTCCGCGAAGGCGGCCTACATCACCGCCAAGTTCGCGCTCCGTGGGCTGACCAACGCCATCGCGGCCGAGGGCGAGGGTGACCTCCGCGGGTTCTCCGTCTCGGTCGGCTACGTGCTGACGCCGCTGATGGCCAACCAGATACAGGACACCGCCGAGGAGCTCGACATGACTCCCGAGGCGGTCGTCGAGGAGCGGTTCCTCGGGCAGGCCCGCCTGAAGGAACTGATGACGCCCGCCGAGGTGGCGAACCTGTTCACCTTCGGGTTCTCCTCGCACTCGCGGCACCTGAACGGAGCGGACATGCTCTGGGACGGCGGCTACACGGGGACATACGAGTGA
- a CDS encoding competence/damage-inducible protein A has protein sequence MQAAIVTVGDELLAGDTENTNATWLCRELTARGVSVQRVLTVPDGVDTIADAVREYAAAFDAVLLTGGLGGTPDDVTMDGVAAAFDRPLGVDDLAKADLERTLAAIADDYPDLSVDVEAEASIPEGARPLVNSAGLSPGCVVETETTAVYVLPGIPGEMRAMFESVAEEFDGDVQSRTLYTDEPEAALIERLDDVRHQFGVQVGCYPDRAVQHNRLKLRSDDGATLEEAFAWLGEHVRTVDPPTEEEGETG, from the coding sequence ATGCAGGCAGCCATCGTCACCGTCGGCGACGAACTCCTCGCCGGTGACACCGAGAACACGAACGCGACGTGGCTCTGCCGTGAGCTCACGGCGCGCGGCGTGTCGGTCCAGCGCGTCCTCACGGTCCCCGACGGGGTGGACACCATCGCCGACGCCGTCCGCGAGTACGCGGCCGCCTTCGACGCCGTCCTCCTCACGGGCGGCCTCGGCGGGACGCCAGACGACGTGACGATGGACGGGGTGGCCGCGGCGTTCGACCGACCGCTCGGCGTCGACGACCTGGCGAAGGCGGACCTCGAACGCACGCTCGCGGCCATCGCCGACGACTACCCGGACCTCTCGGTGGACGTGGAGGCCGAGGCGTCCATCCCCGAGGGTGCACGCCCGCTCGTCAACTCCGCGGGCCTCTCGCCGGGCTGCGTCGTCGAGACGGAGACGACGGCCGTCTACGTCCTCCCCGGCATCCCCGGCGAGATGCGGGCGATGTTCGAGAGCGTGGCCGAGGAGTTCGACGGCGACGTGCAGTCCCGGACCCTCTACACTGACGAACCGGAGGCCGCGCTCATCGAGCGACTGGACGACGTGCGCCACCAGTTCGGCGTGCAGGTGGGCTGTTACCCCGACCGGGCGGTCCAGCACAACCGCCTGAAACTCCGGAGCGACGACGGGGCGACGCTGGAGGAGGCGTTCGCGTGGCTCGGCGAGCACGTGCGGACAGTCGACCCCCCGACAGAGGAGGAAGGGGAGACGGGCTGA
- a CDS encoding site-2 protease family protein, whose protein sequence is MKSFRVGRLFGIPIELDLTFLLVLPLFAYVIGVQVGRWTEILNELLGANIAASALTGTPVLAFGMGTLAAVGLFVGVVLHELGHSLVARRYGIEIESIRLWLFGGVAQLSAMPEDWKQELYVALAGPAVSVLLGVGAWVGFQFLPPDGATAVAAVKFLVGYLALMNVALAGFNLLPGFPMDGGRVLRALLARTRPYAQATQTAARVGQVFAILLGLFGLFGGGGLFLVAIAFFIYIGASSEAQQTTMRAALDGVVVGELMTPAEQVSSVTPETSVADLVERMFRERHTGYPVLENGRVVGLVTLEDAQSVPQVERDAYRVDDVMSTDLVTVTPSTGAMEAIERMQTNGVGRLVVMSDPDPFRPADEATFTGLLSRTDLMTALDIIRSSGSLDRPNTGRPSGSDRDGPDPERDPDTRFGN, encoded by the coding sequence ATGAAGAGTTTCCGCGTCGGTCGGCTCTTCGGTATCCCCATCGAGCTCGACCTGACGTTCCTGCTGGTCCTCCCCCTGTTCGCCTACGTCATCGGCGTGCAGGTCGGCCGGTGGACCGAGATACTGAACGAGCTGCTGGGCGCGAACATCGCCGCGAGCGCGCTCACGGGCACGCCCGTCCTCGCGTTCGGGATGGGGACGCTCGCCGCCGTCGGCCTGTTCGTCGGCGTCGTCCTGCACGAACTCGGCCACTCGCTGGTCGCGCGACGCTACGGCATCGAGATCGAGTCCATCCGACTCTGGCTGTTCGGGGGCGTCGCCCAGCTCTCGGCGATGCCCGAGGACTGGAAGCAGGAGCTGTACGTCGCGCTCGCCGGCCCCGCCGTCAGCGTCCTGCTCGGTGTCGGCGCGTGGGTCGGGTTCCAGTTCCTGCCCCCGGACGGCGCCACGGCCGTCGCCGCGGTGAAGTTCCTCGTCGGCTACCTCGCGCTGATGAACGTCGCGCTGGCGGGGTTCAACCTCCTGCCGGGGTTCCCGATGGACGGCGGACGGGTGCTCCGCGCACTCCTCGCGCGCACCCGACCGTACGCGCAGGCGACCCAGACGGCCGCCCGGGTGGGCCAGGTGTTCGCCATCCTGCTGGGCCTGTTCGGCCTGTTCGGCGGCGGCGGCCTGTTCCTCGTCGCCATCGCCTTCTTCATCTACATCGGTGCCTCCTCCGAGGCCCAGCAGACGACGATGCGCGCGGCGCTGGACGGGGTCGTCGTCGGGGAGCTGATGACGCCGGCCGAGCAGGTCAGCTCCGTCACGCCCGAGACGAGCGTGGCCGACCTCGTCGAGCGGATGTTCCGCGAGCGCCACACCGGCTACCCGGTGCTGGAGAACGGTCGCGTGGTCGGCCTCGTCACGCTCGAGGACGCCCAGTCGGTCCCACAGGTCGAACGCGACGCCTACCGCGTCGACGACGTGATGAGCACCGACCTCGTCACCGTCACGCCATCGACGGGGGCGATGGAGGCCATCGAGCGGATGCAGACCAACGGCGTGGGCCGTCTCGTCGTGATGAGCGACCCGGACCCCTTCCGGCCCGCCGACGAGGCGACGTTCACCGGCCTCCTCTCGCGGACCGACCTGATGACCGCGCTCGACATCATCCGTTCGTCGGGCTCACTGGACCGGCCGAACACCGGCCGACCGAGCGGGTCGGACCGCGACGGCCCGGACCCGGAGCGCGACCCGGACACCCGGTTCGGGAACTAG
- a CDS encoding MBL fold metallo-hydrolase: MDIVNVTADAETFTCNAFLALGERAVLVDAGAMEGVVDAVREHTETLDGVVLTHQHGDHVAQLDAVVEAFDPTVHAYSEHPHRTHEIEDGGTVEVGDELFEAVYTPGHAADHVSFVSETTLFSGDVVVHDDGAFEYGSFGRTDMPGQSRERLIESIRSLLDRLPVGVEHLYAGHGDEFHGDVRDVVETALERAERREPKYPE; encoded by the coding sequence ATGGATATCGTCAACGTCACCGCCGACGCGGAGACGTTCACCTGTAACGCGTTCCTCGCCCTCGGGGAACGAGCCGTGCTGGTCGACGCCGGCGCGATGGAGGGCGTGGTGGACGCGGTTCGGGAGCACACGGAGACACTCGACGGGGTGGTGTTGACCCACCAGCACGGCGACCACGTCGCGCAACTGGACGCCGTCGTCGAGGCGTTCGACCCCACCGTCCACGCCTACAGCGAACACCCACACCGGACCCACGAGATAGAGGACGGGGGGACCGTCGAGGTCGGGGACGAGCTGTTCGAGGCCGTCTACACGCCCGGCCACGCCGCCGACCACGTCTCGTTCGTCTCGGAGACGACGCTGTTCTCCGGGGACGTGGTCGTCCACGACGACGGCGCGTTCGAGTACGGCTCGTTCGGCCGGACCGACATGCCCGGCCAGTCGCGCGAGCGACTCATCGAGTCCATCCGGTCGCTGCTCGACCGCCTCCCCGTCGGCGTCGAACACCTCTACGCCGGGCACGGCGACGAGTTCCACGGCGACGTGCGCGACGTGGTCGAGACGGCCCTCGAACGCGCCGAGCGACGGGAGCCGAAGTACCCCGAGTGA